Proteins from a genomic interval of Rhodothermus marinus:
- the xseB gene encoding exodeoxyribonuclease VII small subunit — protein sequence MDHTPIPSDDHLSFEAALTRLQEIVQHLEDDRLDLEASILAYEEGLKLARYCLEQLRTAELRIQQLSLDGEDHPESPD from the coding sequence ATGGATCACACCCCGATCCCTTCCGACGATCACCTCTCGTTCGAAGCGGCGCTGACGCGTCTGCAGGAGATCGTGCAACATCTGGAAGATGACCGGCTGGATCTGGAGGCTTCCATTCTGGCCTACGAGGAAGGGCTCAAACTGGCCCGGTACTGTCTGGAGCAGCTCCGCACGGCCGAACTGCGCATTCAGCAACTCTCGCTGGACGGTGAGGACCATCCGGAAAGCCCGGATTGA